The following is a genomic window from Neodiprion virginianus isolate iyNeoVirg1 chromosome 1, iyNeoVirg1.1, whole genome shotgun sequence.
agtaCACCGATAAACATTGAGTCTTTACTCAAACAACatatttaattcaataattccatgtaaaaaattgattttgattgCAAAGATGTGTAATAGTTTCTTCAATTACAGGCTCGACATTGTTGTTGTCCGTGCATGCACTTTTGTCATTGTGTTAATCATAACTTCGTCTGTTTCAGATACTCAAACCTCTCCTACCAACATTAGTTCAGGTGTTTTGAGTATTATTGTGTAAGAATGATGCGATTGGTTTATTCGTCGGGCATGCAGCAGCACTTGTACAATGATaaccaatgaaaattttgcagtCAATTTTGTTAGCAATCATTCTTACTGACACATCATTTGTTCTCGCGTCAGCGACCTGACTAGCTCTGTTCCTGTCCTAGGGAGTTTCTGAACCCACCCGAACTTTTGGTCGTGGTATGTTAACGGAAATTATGCATGTATCATCTTTTCGCGTTGACGTTTCGTAAgataatcaaaataattcatctGTCTCGTATCCAAAATATTCCAATCTAAATTCTTTACCAGCCGAGCCTTTTtcgcgttgaaaaaaatcattgtttttaatcaaaatctttgaaaaattacactttTTAAATATagagtttttcaattttcatgcaCAAGtaaaacgtttttcaaaatgaaattattcattgaaaactTTCTTTAGAGtgcatttacaatttttcaaatgacttCGGGATTTTTGAATCAGAATTGGAGAatatatttaagaaaattgctgttttgtcATTGTATTAAATATGCTACAGTGGCAGTCAAAGGTTAACTTTCTATAGTGGATATATGTTACGTACGACATTTGCATcatatcaaattatttcaaaaacgaACGGTCACCAAACACATTTGCTTGGGCACTCAAAACTTGAAGCAGTTTAAACGGTAGACTAGTCAAGACAAATCGTGGTACGTACGCGGATTACTGACATCTCCAATCTCAcgtatcgaaataatttttctgaatgAATTTTGTATCCACGtttaaattgtgaaaaaattataaaaaccCGGTATAATCTTGATTTCGATTCTCCATCATTATCGAAATTATAAGCAACGTCTTGTGACAAGCGAGGAGTAGATAGCGTGCTGGATTTCCAACCAGGGGAATTACAGAATTCGAAGTATGAGCCCAAagattcaataaataatattaatttctttcGAACAAAAACTTCAAATATGTGATCGGATCTAATAATGTAAGGAAGATTTTGGAACCAGAATTACCTTGTTgagtttttataaatatttatctttttGAACTCTGAAACattgaagaaatattattaaaacaTTACACTCCAACGTTCAATGAATACTTAAAAAAACACgataaatttcatatttctgtACAAACGTTACGTTGCTTTTATAATGTCACAAAAATCTGACTAAAATATTCACAGAAACATGAAATATCATagttgtaatatttttgtaatgtTTTTGTAATATGAATGATATCGGGTGAATACATACACTACATACGATCTACGTGatgatgaatttgaaacactTGTAGTGGTAGAAACATATGCGCGTTGGTCAGAAAATCAACCAGATTTAATCAAACGATTTCTACTATTTTCTGGATAACGTGCACGTGTTGCTTGATaactgtaaatatttatcaagGGTTTTTTCAGTGATTAAGTTCAGATCTAAGAAATTTTAAGCTTCACATATTGGCAAGTAGTCTTCAATGTGGGTCACAAAACGTGAAATTGACAGTTTACTAATTTTGCTTTCATATTGTTAAAATCGCTTCCTACACAATTGTTCAAATTCACAGAGCAAGAATAATTCATTgctttccttgtttttttaaaacttacAACACAGTTATTCCTATCGtatgtaaattatatatttaaagaATTAACCAACAGCTATAGTTAAAAATATGTGAGATAGAAATTTTCGGATAAACGACATTATCTGAGGGTGTTCATTCCATCTCTAtcttcaattaaaatattaatttcatagattttcatataattttatcTACTATGTACATTTGAACAACTTTATTTCGCAGCTTCTGAGTAACTTCGAAAAATAAGGCAGATTTTTCTTGAAATGTCGTTACCTTACGGTTCAAAccattcttatttttatccttCACTCATCCTTCTCCAATTCTTATTCAATAaccttgaaaatttccaattcagaacaattttttaaactcaaaACCTTTGAGGAAACTTctgacaaaatattttcatcaagtttCGTACAAAGTTTCCGCTGAAAAGATATGATATTCAACTGAAGGTAACGATGTAAAAGGTGCTTCTTGTTATGATATGTAAGGTATATTTTCCTAGACAAAAGTTTAATTTGTATGGGAAAGCAACAAATCAGTTTATAAAAAGTCATAGAAAGTTTCTAGCTTACAATTTCGATAGTATCGTGATCCTAGAATAAGAACAATTTGTTCGAGAAATGGGGTCGAATGCTGTTGAAAAGATATGTGTCTCTGAGATAAAACCTAGACCTGCATCTCTATACAGGgtggtattttttaattgccCCAGACGAATATCTCGGAAGCTAGTCGAGATGAGAGAAAAGGTTTAACACAAAATTGACGGGGTTTGAAGAGGAAAGATAACACTGATATGCGTTGATTTGTGGATTACGCCACTTTCGTGATTTTTCGAGAATTTCGTGATTTTAGATAGGGATCACATATTTTGACTATGAACGACTGATACTGAGTTTCAAGACAAATTCAAAAAGGTGAGAATTTTTAGATAAATTTAagaattccaaaaattttctcaatgtCGAAAAAGCAACTTACTCAACCACTTTCCGTTAAATAAAGCATCGATCCCCATGGTTTGAAACAATTATACGAATCGTGTTTTTGAGATGATCACGCGACTCCCATAGCCCgtaaaaaagtaatgaaacTTTGGGGTCAATGCCTTGTCTCAGCAAAAAATGACCAAGTATTTCACTTTCTAaagattgtgaaaaataattctgataatttgtaaaaattaaatgtttttgcgtttttgaatttgtctTTAAACCTGTTAATCGCCAGTGATTGTCAAAATACGTGATTCCTATCTGAAATCACGATGTATTCAAAAAATCTAGAAAGTGGCGCAATTCACAAATCAACCCATATTTAGCATTATCCCCTTCgaaacccccccccccctggtTTTGGATCAAACTTTTTCTCGTATCTCTTctagttttcgagatatttgcTTAGtacgattaaaaaataccACCCTGTACATCAGTATAACAATAATTCTTACTGGTCCCATCATTGACACTATtgttagtattattattacaatatctTCCTTACTGTaacattttcttaaaaatttataattccaCGACTAGCGTCTTAAACTATACGTTAATTTGTTATCCTTATTAAATATGCTGTACAATTCTAAAAATTGGCAAGTCGCAGACGAGGCATTATTACATAGCATATGTCTGTAAATATCAAATGCGATCCTATACCGCTGAGAGAAatgcgttgacatatttcgTCCCCTCACCGATccaattaattatcattctcaattaattttatcaagcATGTATTATGCATGTATTTTTCGTTTGTAGCCACACATTCACttagttatttttctctcttgacATCGGTCTAACATTTCCTAGATCTAACGTGTTTGAACCGTGAAAAAGCTGTAAGGTTTCAAACTTCTGTTAAGAACAGGTCTGTATCATTGTTCAACTGCTGCAGAGCACGTTCAGTACTCGAGCAATCAAATCCACTGACGAGAGCCAGCTGATGTGTAATGTTGGaatgtattatttatacggATAATTTTGAAGCTTTCGAATGGACTGAGGCGGATCGAGGCATTTCTTTTACGCTCTCCACGTCCTCGGTCAAGGTGTAGGCCTCGAACAACTCGTAGGGTTCCGTCTGGACTCCGACGTCTTCATAGTCAAGCTCGAGAGAATCCTGTTCATAGATCACGTCGTGACTCTTCGGTCTGGCAACTGACGGGATCCAGGGCTGCTGTACCCCCTTACCAAGTGCCAGAAACACAGCCGCTGTCGAAAATAGAACCACGGAAGCCACCCCGAAAACCAACCGCCAAGAGCCTGCAATCTGTCAACAAATTTACGTAGTGTTTCAGTTGTGTAAAGAAGTCTCTTCGTGAACTTTAGACAAAACCGCGTGGAAAGTTCCGCCGGTTATCGTATCGATATCTTGTatacgaaacaaaaaatgttatttcgTATCCAGATATCGTTAATTTCATCGACTTACTGAGCCGTGAATTGCTTGAGTGACGAAGTAGTTTGCAGCTAGAAGTCCCGCTGCTCCGAGGGTTGAGCAAAGAGCGCACGCAGCCGCTGCACACGCCGGTGATTCTTCAGGAGCTAAATCGGCGACTGCAGCCAGGGCACCAGCAGGGGCCGTTCCGGAGACCAGGAGGGCCGCGATCCCGAGCCAAGCGGCACCAAGTGCCTGACAACCTGCGTATCCCGCCACAAATAAAAGGGCAGCAGGTACGAAGTGTGCTGAAATAAACATTATATATCGTCTTAGGGTATTTTGCATCAGTTTTAAGAATGGAATGTGACGTATAAATGGAATGTAGTGTAGTTAGTTTTAAGAATGGACTGTGACGTATAAATGGAATGTTGGTCGTAGTGTTCACTGATATGATCCTGATTCAAGATTGCACTGCTAGTGAAACTTGATGTGTCTCACATGTTTCGAAAATGAATCTGTTTAATTTCTTCATGCATTTTTTAGCCAAGTCGTAGCTTACTCCTTATTTTTACtgtcaaaaaatgtatttaaattgGTGCAAAGTATGGTTAACTTCCACGAGGTGCCATAGCattcgaaaaaatgtaatcaatCGATTCGAGGAACGAATATTCCATTTTGGAATAACGACTAATTAAAATACAGCAATCTAATTCATCCTCTGAAATAATGAAAGACCTGCATTTTCCGCAATGAGTTACTTAAAGAACTCAGTTACCATTCCTGACTTACCCATGTATACAACCAGCTTCCTGGCAGTGGTTGTTGAGACCATACCAGATTCTCGAACATGGTCCACGAGGAGACCGCAAGTCAGTGCAGCCATGAAGTGCCCAATGTGCGGTAGTGTAGTGAGCACTGAGTCCTGGAGGTATATTTTGTTGGCATTAAAACACGAGACAAATGAGAAATTCTACAGTTGTAGTACCTGATCTGTCGCAGCTTCGTCGAGTGAACcaaattttaacaattattttaaacgGTAGACACTTACGTTCGCCGTGGAAAAGCCGTATATCAGCTTCAGGTACTTGGTCATCCCAAGAGACAACGTGGCATCACCCCATTGATTGCCCATTGTTGCCACTGCAGATGCCCAGACTGGAACGGACCTCAACAGCTTTCCCCAGGGGATTACCGCTGCCTGTTGCCACGtgtcaatgaaaaattgaaatacattaCTTGATAGAATAAGTTTGGCATTGAGCTGCATCAAGCTTGGAAGtcgaacttttcattttcaaactgaGCACCAATTTACTCCCGTATTAGGAACTTTAATCAGGATTCGAAAAATAAGTAGTAAATGTACGAACAATGAAGGTAACGTCTCGTGCATATTAGACGAGGTGCAGACTACATTATATACACGTAAATAACACATTATCTCACGTTGGTGTCGTGCTGATAAGACTTCGGAGAGTTCTTAACCCAGCGGTTGAAAGCGAAGTACCAGCAAACAGCGAGTATGGCAAGTCCGTAGCACAGTGAGTCGCGCCCAAAGGCACGAACCATTGCAGTACCAATCCACCCCATAAGGCAATAGCCAACGCTTACGgctgtaaaaataatcgagatTTTTGGCTGTACGTAATCAACTCGGAGAGAAACGAAGTTGTGAGAGTCTAGAATTTTTGACGTCCTTTGCTGCAGAAGAGAGGCCTCTACTTACCCGCGTAGCAAGAGAAGTACCAACTTCTGTGCGTCGACTTGAACCATGTCATCGCCAACATGTGAGCCGCGGGCATTGTGGCACCCTGCGGGTGTACAAATGATCAGAATTTACGTCCTTCATGCTGTTGTCATTGATATATGCAGTATGTTCTTTCATACTCACTGTACACAGGCCTTGAAACAACCTGAGTGCGACGTGCGACGGTGCTTTCCAAGCAGCGGGCACCAAAAGCGAGGCCAGACAAGCACTGAGGACAGCGCGAGAGAAGACGATGGAGGGTCCAGAACGACCCCAGACTAGGCAACCCCCTAGAATGGGACCTGCTACCTGACCCCAGAGGAATGCTTCGCGCATAATGGACTCCGTGTGCTCCTCTTGCGGTAACTGGAATTTATAAGTCAGGCATTGAGAAGTAATGGAGTAGAAGTTATGGCCAGAAGAGATAATGAGCAGTAATTGAGGCGATTGAATTAAAAACGGCGAAGCTATGTGGAAACATTGCAGCTTTTGATTTCGCAGGTTTTTTGGAGGGTGCATTAAAACACGAGATCAAAGGTTTACCGTATCCATTGCTTATAGCGAATCTGCGACTTAACGTAGTTTAATTATTGCTCCCAGTCAGGATGTTTGGTACTTTACTTGACCGTACGTCAAATGATTCCGTTTAAATGAGGAATAAACCTTCTTTCACTTGAAGATCTAATCGAATTCGGGCTAATATAACATGGAGCATGATGATTGGTCAATCGGACATTGGATTCGGTGGTTCCGCTATGATGGATGTGCATATGCACGTGTCTGTAATTTGACATATCTGCTTTTTCACTTACCTCCATGAGAATGACTTCGTGGTCTTCGGTTTTATTGCGGCTCGTGATATTGACGAGCATATTGCAATGCCACGACGTGTCGATGATAGCATGGTTGTCTTCTTGCTTTGCTAGAAGGGCTACGGAGGCGCTGACTTCTACGGCGCCGCAAAGGGCATAGCCTACGGCAACCAGAGCCGCGACTACGTGTCGCGCTCGAACTGCCgctgaaaaattatcgaatttgTGTTGGGGTGAGAATTCGGTCAAATCTCATTATCTTCGATTTTTTGTGAACGTGGCATAGTACCATCATGATGATGTCGGACCGGTATTACCGAGAGAAATGACGGCAGAAAATATACTTTTCGCGGTTAATTCAACTGACTGAGACGAAGTtaatactaacaataagtaagaTTACAGTGAAACTTCAGTCAATCCAACTAGTCTTCATTCTGAAAACTATTTTCGATCAAACGTATTTAGTAGAATGATTTCCGTAACGTAAATTTACTATTTACCGGGTGAGTGTGAATTTTAGTCGTATAACTTGACTTCACTTCTAATTCATATAATTCTAAGTAACCTCAAGTGATTTTACATTACCTTAAACTGCACTTGATTCAAAACTTTTAACAGAAAATTTGGTGAATACACCTGCATAATTATTCTTGTTTATGTATACAGATGAACAAaggatgaaattatttttttttactgattcGTAGACGTTTTACTTATTGCGTTGATCATTGACTGATTGATTTAGGATAGTGAATACACCCAGCACTGATCTATAATCAAACACGGTCGTGTTATATTTTCGTAAACATATTAGACAGTTCGAAGCTAGCTCTTAtctcaatttattattaatatttgtGAAACTCGTCGATAGCAGATCGTCCATCTCTTTGACGGTCTTGATTTGACcctaaaaatttataattacggaatatttcatcaacctataacttgaaatatttaacaaCGCATAAATTTTGATCGAAGCTGAGTTCTTTCGTCTCTGTATGACAACTAACGGTGCTTTTCGTTATCGCAACGTACACAAAACAACTATTTGATCTTGTGCAGATAACTGAAGTAGACGCCAAACCCGTTGTTCTCGGATGCTGGTGACCTTCTCATTTATTTGCATACCTGATAATTCTTCAGCTGTATTGCGCCACTTTTTCTCAAGAATCTTATTCCGCTATTGCCATTCGAAATTCAGCAAATCTCGTTTCAGAATGCCATTTATTTTACTCTTTACTGTCGCTCGAATATCAGGTGGAATAACGTTTAAACATAAAATTCTTATTGTAACTCTTTGATCACGACTTGTTTTATCATATCACGGAATTGCAGGCTCACGGGTTTGTCGGTGTACCTACTCTTGGAACGAATGACATAGGTGTAATATATCGTTATACTTCCAAAATCAGCATAGCGcagattaattttattcaagctgAACAATGGCAATCACACAAAGTTCTTTTGgcaaaattatattaattattttggcgATCGGAAATCGATATCACTCAAGTAATTCAGGTTTGGAAATTTAACTCCAAGTTTTATTCATTGGTTGTGCCAATTAATGTTTGACGGAAAAATAAGTACGTAGGCATCGCGTAGACAAAGAAATATAATGAACGTGAAACTGTCGTCAGAATTGTAAAACAATTATGACGtagatgaataaaataaataaataaggacACGACACgatttgagtaaaaataaacattctTCATCCACGGATGAaaacaaattgttttcaatGTTTGACATACGTCATAGCATGTCGTATTTTACTATGTCCCTTTAACTTCTGACACCGTGGtggaatttgaatttgtttcaacaTCAACAataatagttttatttttgaataattatccACGTGAGATAAACTGTCTAACTTTTTTCGAGAACCAAAATGTCGTATATGCGCGTCAAATTGATCGTTGATTGCGGACGCGTTCGCTTGCGTCATCGAACAGGACGtacctttttcctttttatttttcgtttaatcCGCATAGAATCCGCTCGAAAGCATAAATCGTATCACTGTCAAGGGAAAGCTCGTTTCGTGGCTTTAAGGGTACAAACCTCGCACTTCTTTAGCAGCTTGTTTGATTTGGATACTGCCACACTTGACAAGGTGCACACTTCCTCTCTTCACGAACTCCGCCATTTCACAGAGTTGACGgccgaaattttcaatacggAGTTCCTCAAGTGACACAGAGATTTCTTATCTCTGTACGGCGCCAGTATTGCGTCAACGTAGCTTATTATCGCCAAATATACCTAGCGAATAAATTATAGTGTCCGTATTCGCAATACAGACACTACAGGCTGGCTGTACGTGCGTTTGTCATTCCTCGGTTTTACGTATACAGTCTATctaaaacaattatttattaactaCCACAATCCCTACTTAGGGATCGTCACAGAAATAAAGATTTTTCCGTACGGAATAATATTTACGAATAGTCTTTCTGCAGCTATTGTTTATATACTCAGCGTACGCTATCGCATTTTCTGCGTCTTCTGCATTCACTGTCTCGTGCGGCAACTGATcggttttttttataattaactCCGATAATAGAATATGAATACAATTACATCAGCTATTTGCCTAGCCTCTGATACGGTGCGAGACGTGCAGTTTTTGTCGACGGGTGCATAATCAAGAGCGCTAAATTTTCCGCCGCGGCCGTCTTGCAGATCTGCGTTTCAACGTGAACCAATTTTTCCATTACGACGTTACGCGTATCTACTAAACGTCGGCCCCTTAGTGGTATCTGGTCATCTTTCGATCGCTAGATATTATCAACGTTTTTTGAATCTAtcaaagaagaaattattcttcattGCGATTAATGGAGTTTCTATTACAGTGGGCTGAATAATGTACTCGCAGTGATCGACCTCGTATTTATCGATTCATGATACAGATGCACGATCGAATACGTTGCAAAAGTATTTAAACGTCTACGTCTAATTTCCGTGAAACTTTTAAGTACCCAGCACATAGGTATCCGTTAACGGACGTGAATTGCGGTAGAAGTCTGTTGCTTAACAAACTTTGTTACAAggcattttcatttttcggttACGTTGATGTGAACTAGGAATTATTCGTAAACGTACCTGGTAATTTATAATCGTCAGTCCGAAAATAGTAGAACAGAGTAGTTTATTTCTTGAAAGAAAAGTCAATATTTCCATgttgtgtgaaaatttaacgtaATTTATGCAACGACATCGCAagaatatggaaaaattgtttgtaatCATGTCATACGAACAAATTTACTCGCTCTTTTATAAACATTGACTTATTAATAGTACAGGCTAATTTATATTGCTTGAACAATTTGATCAGCCCAAGCTGCATTTTGTGCCTAGATATCAGATTGAACTACTATATTCTGAAACAATCCctgacaatttttaaaatccatGTCACTACATTCAACTtcatattgtttttatttcagattcgtaagATGTGTAAACATTATATTCCTTGAATATAATTGCTTCACTGTATTtgggttaaatttttatttcatttcagattcataatttcgaattttgagtctGATTTAGCAACCCATAGAACtttattgaatattcaaatGACTG
Proteins encoded in this region:
- the LOC124299569 gene encoding sialin-like isoform X1 gives rise to the protein MAEFVKRGSVHLVKCGSIQIKQAAKEVRAAVRARHVVAALVAVGYALCGAVEVSASVALLAKQEDNHAIIDTSWHCNMLVNITSRNKTEDHEVILMELPQEEHTESIMREAFLWGQVAGPILGGCLVWGRSGPSIVFSRAVLSACLASLLVPAAWKAPSHVALRLFQGLCTGATMPAAHMLAMTWFKSTHRSWYFSCYAAVSVGYCLMGWIGTAMVRAFGRDSLCYGLAILAVCWYFAFNRWVKNSPKSYQHDTNAAVIPWGKLLRSVPVWASAVATMGNQWGDATLSLGMTKYLKLIYGFSTANDSVLTTLPHIGHFMAALTCGLLVDHVRESGMVSTTTARKLVVYMAHFVPAALLFVAGYAGCQALGAAWLGIAALLVSGTAPAGALAAVADLAPEESPACAAAACALCSTLGAAGLLAANYFVTQAIHGSIAGSWRLVFGVASVVLFSTAAVFLALGKGVQQPWIPSVARPKSHDVIYEQDSLELDYEDVGVQTEPYELFEAYTLTEDVESVKEMPRSASVHSKASKLSV
- the LOC124299569 gene encoding sialin-like isoform X2; the protein is MAALVRLKRGSVQLRHAALEVRAAVRARHVVAALVAVGYALCGAVEVSASVALLAKQEDNHAIIDTSWHCNMLVNITSRNKTEDHEVILMELPQEEHTESIMREAFLWGQVAGPILGGCLVWGRSGPSIVFSRAVLSACLASLLVPAAWKAPSHVALRLFQGLCTGATMPAAHMLAMTWFKSTHRSWYFSCYAAVSVGYCLMGWIGTAMVRAFGRDSLCYGLAILAVCWYFAFNRWVKNSPKSYQHDTNAAVIPWGKLLRSVPVWASAVATMGNQWGDATLSLGMTKYLKLIYGFSTANDSVLTTLPHIGHFMAALTCGLLVDHVRESGMVSTTTARKLVVYMAHFVPAALLFVAGYAGCQALGAAWLGIAALLVSGTAPAGALAAVADLAPEESPACAAAACALCSTLGAAGLLAANYFVTQAIHGSIAGSWRLVFGVASVVLFSTAAVFLALGKGVQQPWIPSVARPKSHDVIYEQDSLELDYEDVGVQTEPYELFEAYTLTEDVESVKEMPRSASVHSKASKLSV